In Trichomycterus rosablanca isolate fTriRos1 chromosome 4, fTriRos1.hap1, whole genome shotgun sequence, one DNA window encodes the following:
- the LOC134311278 gene encoding UAP56-interacting factor-like isoform X3, with protein MFSLFTTFPINSQYYSSLMMNKSNFRSGNNSEGPDKVDMSLDDIIRLNKKQRQSQKVTQSKQRPGTKGRLAQGRRAGPQLNRGVNKTFRRKGQGVITGLAARKAALLKGVSPLNRPVLNRKGLNKRGANPAAAAAVRRPVITQRARPFVQRRQTLTQAQRRPYPQTDARKAPGRTPDRPFRLRRKWNAPPANQAQREARQATFLSRRGIKVRAHVQKTVPAPAAQRTQRTRPWRTPVSSSGILTVSIDNPSARTQPEPAHSWSLHPPAAAAPPPASTAPEPERKRPKGVALQFDINSVGKQQTTMTLTERFRILKQKRVATAAAQQNTRGGRFVTVG; from the exons atgttttcattatttactACATTTCCTATTAACAGTCAGTATTATTCAAGCTTAATGATGAATAAATCCAATTTTAGGTCAGGCAACAACTCAGAAGGACCTGATAAAGTTGACATGTCTCTGG atgATATAATCCGTTTAAATAAGAAGCAGAGGCAGAGCCAGAAGGTtacacagagcaaacagaggCCCGGCACGAAAGGACGTTTGGCTCAAGGGAGACGAGCAGGACCGCAGCTGAACAGAG GCGTGAATAAGACGTTCAGGCGGAAGGGGCAGGGTGTCATCACCGGACTCGCTGCGAGGAAAGCGGCTCTGCTGAAAGGCGTCAGTCCATTAAACCGACCCGTGCTGAACCGAAAAGGCTTGAACAAACGAGGAGCGAACCCAGCAGCAGCAGCCGCCGTCAGACGCCCGGTCATCACTCAG AGAGCCCGGCCGTTTGTCCAGCGCAGACAGACGCTCACACAGGCACAGAGGCGACCGTACCCACAGACCGACGCTCGGAAAGCTCCGGGCCGAACCCCCGACAGACCCTTCAGGCTCCGCAGGAAATG GAACGCTCCTCCAGCCAACCAGGCTCAGAGGGAAGCCCGCCAGGCCACGTTCCTCTCCAGAAGAGGCATAAAG GTCCGTGCTCACGTGCAGAAGACCGTTCCAGCTCCTGCAGCACAGAGGACACAAAGGACCCGACC GTGGCGCACTCCTGTGAGCAGCAGTGGGATCCTTACAGTGTCCATAGACAACCCCAGTGCCAGGACTCAGCCTGA ACCCGCCCACTCTTGGTCCCTCCACCCACCTGCTGCAGCAGCCCCGCCCCCTGCAAGCACAGCACCTGAGCCCGAGAGGAAACGGCCCAAAGGCGTGGCCTTACAGTTCGACATCAACAGTGTCGGGAAGCAG cAGACGACCATGACTCTGACCGAACGCTTCCGGATCCTGAAGCAGAAGCGAGTGGCGACGGCGGCGGCTCAGCAGAACACCCGGGGCGGGCGCTTCGTCACCGTGGGCTAA
- the LOC134311278 gene encoding UAP56-interacting factor-like isoform X2, translated as MFSLFTTFPINSQYYSSLMMNKSNFRSGNNSEGPDKVDMSLDDIIRLNKKQRQSQKVTQSKQRPGTKGRLAQGRRAGPQLNRGAGVNKTFRRKGQGVITGLAARKAALLKGVSPLNRPVLNRKGLNKRGANPAAAAAVRRPVITQRARPFVQRRQTLTQAQRRPYPQTDARKAPGRTPDRPFRLRRKWNAPPANQAQREARQATFLSRRGIKVRAHVQKTVPAPAAQRTQRTRPWRTPVSSSGILTVSIDNPSARTQPEPAHSWSLHPPAAAAPPPASTAPEPERKRPKGVALQFDINSVGKQTTMTLTERFRILKQKRVATAAAQQNTRGGRFVTVG; from the exons atgttttcattatttactACATTTCCTATTAACAGTCAGTATTATTCAAGCTTAATGATGAATAAATCCAATTTTAGGTCAGGCAACAACTCAGAAGGACCTGATAAAGTTGACATGTCTCTGG atgATATAATCCGTTTAAATAAGAAGCAGAGGCAGAGCCAGAAGGTtacacagagcaaacagaggCCCGGCACGAAAGGACGTTTGGCTCAAGGGAGACGAGCAGGACCGCAGCTGAACAGAG GAGCAGGCGTGAATAAGACGTTCAGGCGGAAGGGGCAGGGTGTCATCACCGGACTCGCTGCGAGGAAAGCGGCTCTGCTGAAAGGCGTCAGTCCATTAAACCGACCCGTGCTGAACCGAAAAGGCTTGAACAAACGAGGAGCGAACCCAGCAGCAGCAGCCGCCGTCAGACGCCCGGTCATCACTCAG AGAGCCCGGCCGTTTGTCCAGCGCAGACAGACGCTCACACAGGCACAGAGGCGACCGTACCCACAGACCGACGCTCGGAAAGCTCCGGGCCGAACCCCCGACAGACCCTTCAGGCTCCGCAGGAAATG GAACGCTCCTCCAGCCAACCAGGCTCAGAGGGAAGCCCGCCAGGCCACGTTCCTCTCCAGAAGAGGCATAAAG GTCCGTGCTCACGTGCAGAAGACCGTTCCAGCTCCTGCAGCACAGAGGACACAAAGGACCCGACC GTGGCGCACTCCTGTGAGCAGCAGTGGGATCCTTACAGTGTCCATAGACAACCCCAGTGCCAGGACTCAGCCTGA ACCCGCCCACTCTTGGTCCCTCCACCCACCTGCTGCAGCAGCCCCGCCCCCTGCAAGCACAGCACCTGAGCCCGAGAGGAAACGGCCCAAAGGCGTGGCCTTACAGTTCGACATCAACAGTGTCGGGAAGCAG ACGACCATGACTCTGACCGAACGCTTCCGGATCCTGAAGCAGAAGCGAGTGGCGACGGCGGCGGCTCAGCAGAACACCCGGGGCGGGCGCTTCGTCACCGTGGGCTAA
- the LOC134311278 gene encoding UAP56-interacting factor-like isoform X1, which translates to MFSLFTTFPINSQYYSSLMMNKSNFRSGNNSEGPDKVDMSLDDIIRLNKKQRQSQKVTQSKQRPGTKGRLAQGRRAGPQLNRGAGVNKTFRRKGQGVITGLAARKAALLKGVSPLNRPVLNRKGLNKRGANPAAAAAVRRPVITQRARPFVQRRQTLTQAQRRPYPQTDARKAPGRTPDRPFRLRRKWNAPPANQAQREARQATFLSRRGIKVRAHVQKTVPAPAAQRTQRTRPWRTPVSSSGILTVSIDNPSARTQPEPAHSWSLHPPAAAAPPPASTAPEPERKRPKGVALQFDINSVGKQQTTMTLTERFRILKQKRVATAAAQQNTRGGRFVTVG; encoded by the exons atgttttcattatttactACATTTCCTATTAACAGTCAGTATTATTCAAGCTTAATGATGAATAAATCCAATTTTAGGTCAGGCAACAACTCAGAAGGACCTGATAAAGTTGACATGTCTCTGG atgATATAATCCGTTTAAATAAGAAGCAGAGGCAGAGCCAGAAGGTtacacagagcaaacagaggCCCGGCACGAAAGGACGTTTGGCTCAAGGGAGACGAGCAGGACCGCAGCTGAACAGAG GAGCAGGCGTGAATAAGACGTTCAGGCGGAAGGGGCAGGGTGTCATCACCGGACTCGCTGCGAGGAAAGCGGCTCTGCTGAAAGGCGTCAGTCCATTAAACCGACCCGTGCTGAACCGAAAAGGCTTGAACAAACGAGGAGCGAACCCAGCAGCAGCAGCCGCCGTCAGACGCCCGGTCATCACTCAG AGAGCCCGGCCGTTTGTCCAGCGCAGACAGACGCTCACACAGGCACAGAGGCGACCGTACCCACAGACCGACGCTCGGAAAGCTCCGGGCCGAACCCCCGACAGACCCTTCAGGCTCCGCAGGAAATG GAACGCTCCTCCAGCCAACCAGGCTCAGAGGGAAGCCCGCCAGGCCACGTTCCTCTCCAGAAGAGGCATAAAG GTCCGTGCTCACGTGCAGAAGACCGTTCCAGCTCCTGCAGCACAGAGGACACAAAGGACCCGACC GTGGCGCACTCCTGTGAGCAGCAGTGGGATCCTTACAGTGTCCATAGACAACCCCAGTGCCAGGACTCAGCCTGA ACCCGCCCACTCTTGGTCCCTCCACCCACCTGCTGCAGCAGCCCCGCCCCCTGCAAGCACAGCACCTGAGCCCGAGAGGAAACGGCCCAAAGGCGTGGCCTTACAGTTCGACATCAACAGTGTCGGGAAGCAG cAGACGACCATGACTCTGACCGAACGCTTCCGGATCCTGAAGCAGAAGCGAGTGGCGACGGCGGCGGCTCAGCAGAACACCCGGGGCGGGCGCTTCGTCACCGTGGGCTAA